In Humulus lupulus chromosome 6, drHumLupu1.1, whole genome shotgun sequence, a single genomic region encodes these proteins:
- the LOC133785354 gene encoding uncharacterized protein LOC133785354, which yields MEYLTRILIKASKDNRFRFHPLCKSLNLINLCFADDLIIFCKATTSSVQVLIEAFAEFGCSSSLKINYSKSHIYFGGVSAEVKTRILVYSQLVEGTFPLKYLGVPLRPTKWKSADCDIIFKKIQMRLNSVVKDIDKVCRQCLWGESGSRSKFHFTSWEQVCQPKPFGGLGFREGAIWNKLKLANYLWAIESKQDQLWVKWVNCVYLKGVSLSDYIPKVYSSWYWRKLMFFYKSISRSELQAAVNKGKLHLGTLYTQLLSSERITYERPVWCKLSVPKHRFILWQAINQHLLTRDLLASHHIPIETMRCPVCDHVEESHDHLFFDCIFSRKVLLLVSCWLGGVTKPGKFAD from the exons ATGGAGTATCTCACTCGCATTCTTATCAAGGCTTCCAAGGATAACCGATTTAGGTTTCATCCTTTGTGTAAGTCATTGAATCTTATTAATCTTTGTTTTGCTGACGACCTCATTATCTTTTGCAAAGCTACCACTTCCTCTGTTCAAGTCCTTATTGAGGCATTTGCTGAGTTTGGTTGTTCTTCAAGTCTAAAGATTAATTATTCCAAATCTCATATATACTTTGGAGGTGTTTCAGCTGAGGTTAAAACGAGAATATTGGTCTATTCGCAGCTTGTTGAGGGTACTTTCCCTCTGAAATATCTTGGGGTTCCCCTTCGACCCACCAAATGGAAATCAGCAGACTGTGATATTATTTTTAAGAAGATTCAGATGCGGCTCAAT AGTGTTGTGAAGGATATTGATAAAGTTTGTCGTCAGTGTCTTTGGGGTGAGAGTGGTTCCCGTAGTAAATTTCATTTTACCTCTTGGGAACAAGTTTGTCAGCCTAAGCCTTTTGGTGGTTTGGGATTTCGTGAGGGGGCTATATGGAATAAACTGAAGCTTGCCAATTATCTTTGGGCAATTGAATCTAAACAAGATCAACTTTGGGTTAAGTGGGTGAACTGTGTTTATCTGAAAGGAGTCAGTCTCTCGGATTATATACCAAAGGTTTATTcaagctggtattggaggaagctgATGTTCTTCTATAAATCAATTTCGAGGTCTGAATTGCAGGCTGCAGTGAATAAAGGAAAGCTACATCTGGGTACTTTATATACTCAGCTTCTGTCGAGTGAGCGAATTACTTACGAAAGACCTGTTTGGTGTAAGCTCTCGGTGCCTAAACACAGATTCATACTGTGGCAGGCTATAAACCAGCACCTTCTCACTAGGGACTTACTTGCTTCTCATCACATTCCAATAGAAACTATGAGATGTCCCGTTTGTGATCATGTTGAGGAAAGCCATGACCATCTATTCTTTGATTGTATTTTCTCTAGGAAGGTCTTGCTGCTGGTATCTTGTTGGCTTGGAGGGGTTACCAAGCCTGGTAAATTTGCGGACTAG
- the LOC133785355 gene encoding uncharacterized protein LOC133785355, producing the protein MIHFDKKPVILRPWSSDVESIRSVKSVPVWIQLPGLRLQYWVVNCLSALVSTIGTPIMVDKVTKARIMIKFARILVDMEIAEHLPMHIHYLNERGQIMEHSIEYEWLPTKCSICKKLGHSATVCKHAPTAIKKITEASNQANPADNKASDIAADAQNNSSQNKQESLEVPRHVDALSVPSGSKWVTPRKSGMKKLVDNLQLDLHRNSFSILQQAVLDVCRMKKIGLGALIETKLKGDRIRDLMNSSFAGWKFYSSSVVEGRIFLIWKAHMVKVEIIQETTQLLHCRVYLIGVNLAYYLSVVYGSNQLETRKTSWSDLATVQRPVTPWIIMGDFNDVFHVDDRLGGRPISVKEMEDARQWLALGEIDVFPLALTYAQWDVVSDHCYLLIKQGDFLSLGVKPFRFYNMWEVHANSRKLFFRTEEIKSKYKQAQSALCSDPLNAELLSKEKHVQQDYFRHEKVYASFLRQKSKITWLRFGDENSSFFHASLKQRHNSNCIISYIDDNGCFVDNYAKVVDHYFYHFKTHLGNTSRAIGQIDPDCIKYGPFLSLDDHLHLIKPFTYQEVCSAMFSINSVKSPSSDGYGAGFFKSLWKDIGKEVFVAVLDFFTSGRNPPLLNDTILSLIPKVDQPSNATEYRPIACCNSIYKCISKMLCNRLATVLPSLINLNQGAFIK; encoded by the exons ATGATTCATTTTGACAAGAAGCCAGTAATACTTCGGCCTTGGTCATCAGATGTTGAGTCTATAAGGTCAGTAAAATCTGTCCCTGTTTGGATTCAATTACCTGGTCTCAGGTTGCAATATTGGGTTGTTAATTGTTTGAGTGCTCTAGTTAGCACGATTGGCACTCCTATCATGGTGGACAAGGTCACAAAAGCTAGAATTATGATCAAATTTGCTAGAATCTTAGTTGATATGGAAATTGCCGAACATCTCCCAATGCATATCCATTATCTAAATGAGAGAGGTCAGATTATGGAGCATTCCATTGAGTATGAGTGGCTACCAACTAAGTGTTCTATTTGTAAGAAGTTGGGTCATTCTGCTACTGTCTGTAAGCATGCCCCAACTGCTATAAAGAAGATCACAGAGGCTTCAAACCAGGCTAATCCAGCTGATAATAAAGCAAGTGATATTGCTGCTGATGCCCAGAATAACAGCTCCCAGAATAAGCAAGAATCTCTTGAGGTGCCTAGGCATGTAGATGCTCTATCAGTACCTAGTGGATCCAAATGGGTTACCCCTCGAAAGTCTGGGATGAAAAAACTTGTTGATAATCTACAGCTTGATCTGCATAGGAACTCTTTCAGTATTCTGCAG CAAGCAGTTCTTGATGTTTGCAGGATGAAAAAAATTGGTCTTGGAGCTCTAATTGAAACAAAATTAAAAGGGGACAGAATAAGGGATCTTATGAACTCTTCGTTTGCTGGTTGGAAGTTTTATAGTAGTTCTGTGGTGGAGGGGCGTATTTTTCTCATCTGGAAAGCTCACATGGTGAAGGTTGAAATTATTCAGGAAACTACTCAGCTACTACACTGTAGAGTTTATTTGATTGGTGTGAACTTGGCTTATTACCTCTCGGTTGTCTATGGCTCTAATCAATTGGAGACAAGGAAAACTTCATGGTCTGACTTAGCTACTGTTCAGAGACCGGTTACCCCTTGGATTATTATGGGAGACTTTAATGATGTCTTCCATGTTGATGATCGTCTTGGTGGAAGACCTATTTCTGTTAAAGAGATGGAGGATGCTCGTCAATGGTTGGCTTTGGGAGAG ATTGATGTCTTCCCATTAGCTTTAACATATGCTCAATGGGATGTGGTTTCTGACCATTGCTATTTGCTGATTAAACAAGGGGATTTCCTTAGTTTGGGAGTGAAACCTTTTCGGTTTTACAATATGTGGGAAGTTCATGCAAATTCAAGGAAATTGTTCTTCAGAACTG AGGAGATCAAATCTAAATACAAGCAGGCCCAAAGTGCTCTCTGTTCTGATCCTTTAAATGCTGAGTTACTGTCAAAAGAAAAACATGTGCAGCAGGATTACTTCAGGCATGAGAAGGTTTATGCTAGTTTTCTTCGTCAAAAAAGCAAGATTACTTGGCTCAGGTTTGGTGATGAAAATTCCTCGTTTTTTCATGCAAGCTTGAAACAGAGGCATAATTCTAATTGCATTATTTCTTATATTGATGATAATGGATGTTTTGTGGATAATTATGCTAAGGTTGTTGATCATTATTTTTACCACTTTAAGACTCATTTGGGCAATACTAGCAGGGCTATAGGTCAGATTGATCCCGATTGTATTAAATATGGTCCTTTTCTGAGTTTGGATGACCACCTGCACTTAATAAAGCCTTTTACTTACCAAGAAGTTTGCTCAGCTATGTTTAGTATTAATTCAGTCAAAAGTCCTTCCTCGGATGGCTATGGAGCAGGATTCTTCAAATCTCTTTGGAAGGATATAGGCAAGGAAGTTTTTGTGGCTGTTTTAGACTTCTTTACCTCAGGCAGAAATCCCCCATTGCTTAATGATACTATCCTATCTCTCATCCCGAAAGTAGACCAGCCATCAAATGCTACTGAATACAGACCTATAGCTTGTTGCAACTCTATTTACAAATGCATTTCGAAAATGCTTTGCAACCGGCTGGCAACGGTTCTTCCTTCTCTGATTAATCTAAATCAGGGAGCCTTTATAAAATAG